DNA sequence from the Dunckerocampus dactyliophorus isolate RoL2022-P2 chromosome 4, RoL_Ddac_1.1, whole genome shotgun sequence genome:
ATCTGCAATCTATCTCCAAAGTGTCACCTGACCACTGTGACGGCTTAGCCAACCGGATAGACATGATAGACACAACTGGTTGGCCACACCTCCCACCACTTGATGACCTCTGGAGGAGAGATCACAAATGCTCCCTCATTGTAGATCTGTCATGTCTGTCGGAAGTACAGCTGTTAAGCGACACGTCACGGTGGTCAGGCGAGACTTCTGAGGAAGACTGCAGGTGACAGTTAAAACATGACGAGGTAAAACACCATCGATTGAATCTAACAACGGTCTGAtaacaagaaactgaacatataTTCAGTTAGAAGACAAATTGAACTTATTCCAGCTATGTATTCCAATAGTTTTATAACAGAGGTTATTTCGTTAATAACGTTATTTCCATTACCAGTTCCCAGACAAATCATAAATGAGTGGTTTACCTTCAGCCTATATTCCACCATGCCGCAATTCAGAATGGAGGATGGCAGCTCTCTGGGGATGTTGATCACCTTTGTCACAGTCTTGTTGCTATACGCGTCAATGGGCTGCACTTTCTCCTTGACAACCTCCTTTGTGCAGCCTCTGCTTTGGCCCTGGGCAAAGAAACTCTGCTTTTTGTACAATACGAATTTGGGCTTCACGGCACGAGATGATTGGTTATGAATTATAACGTTGACTTGGAGATCTTCACCTGCAAGGAGGCAAGtagcattgtttttgttttttttacacaaacacgCATATACAGTTTCACCAGTTGGTACAGTGATTATAAAGCGGACACACACTTGTGCCAGGTGtttataatgtaaataaatgtcacaTATGAATCATTtcagaactttttccacatttaatGTCAACTATTACTGTACAACCTCATAGAAAAACAGACTGACATCTTGAGGCTTTACAGGATTATGATTTTGGGGGCTGATCACAGATCATGATCCGGTCACGTGAGGGAGCAAGATTTATTTAAAGAACTTGTTTATTAACAGTATACACTTAATATTTACCAGTGacatgcggtcaggggaggcaggagAGGGtgatcatgaaaaaaatacaaaataattataacataaaataaatattttcatatttttctgttaaactgtgttataaatgtatttgtctgtgtaaatgtatttgtctgattttctgtttttaaaattttcttcaGTAAATTGAATTTGACTGACACGTTGATATCCAGAAAACTGAGATGCGGCTGCGCGAGTCTACCACCTGATAGCGCATGCCTAATTCAGTTTGTGGGCATGTCGCCAACATAATGCTGCAGAAACATTTGTACTGTGTACAACATAACTTGTCGACAGCCTGTGTAATGCCTTTAAGGAAAAAGTGTGACGTAATCATTGCTCATCGACCAATGAACGGCAGAGAAATGTCACAAATGTCATGGGATGTACATGAATGtgaagatgtgattcagaatgaGACAAGAGTCggggataagtggtataaactgTTTAGTCTCCACTCAACAACTAACAACCATGTAGCAACGGCTCAGTTGttacaacaatcacatgacccgtaaacaaaagtgaaagttGGTGAATGTCTTAACCACGTTATAGCAAGCAAATTAATCAAAACACAAGTTGAGACACGCACATTCACCATGCTATTAAAAAATAGCAGAACATTACATTTTTCCCttcttcttgttttcttttttttttactaagaacatatttatggttttgtgacttgagttgcatgATTAGCCTGcattaaaactgcatttaatgtattatttatttacaaagaattcagttattttttgttatttattttaaatacttaTTTTATGTTCCACTTCCGTGTCGTTcttttatgttgtttaaaaatgactgttcaaCAAATATATTTCAATTATAATTAGAAACTGTGAGACAGTGATATTTTTGCTtaaggttatcataccgtcagaatctcacACCGGCCCACACCAGCACCTTTTCCTTGAGAAGGACAGGCACATGGACTTTGTATACAAATAAAGGTAAGCCtcgccagccatgaacctcaccacacacCACTGGGATCAAGATGTGCCATGCTGACAGATTCCGATCCaattataaaattaaaatgtgctCATGTTGCACTTGACATTAAAGGTGGAAAAAGAGACCTGGCATGTCCCTGTGTCATGTGTCCGATCCAtgtcttttttatatttttattttttctccgTACATTTCTTGAGAAACCTAGTCCAGATAAATTCCCCCAGCACCATCTCTCAAATATATCATTACCTTGCTGGTATCCCATTCTGCTCATGTGAACATCCATTGCAACAGTTCCAGAGCCAAAAATGCTTAGACGTTTATCCGTGAAATCATGCTGATCTTCCTGAAAGAAAGAACATGCCGCTATATTAACTGAATGAGGACTACATTCATGAAACCATCTAAACTGTTGTATTTGCCACAGGTTTCTCACCATAAGTCCAGGTATATTCCTGTCTGCTTTGGAGACAAATGTGAAGTGGGCTTTAGCTGTTTTAGTCAGCTTCATGGTTTGTCTGAGCTCGGCTGTAACTTTATGAACAATTCTACCGGTCCCTGACTTGAACGATGATGGCAtttttctgcaaagtagaaAAAAACGGTTAATGACCTGTAAGCAACATCCAGACTAGTGGAAACGGTAACAACTGTATACCGATCAGGAATCTTGAAGGCAAATGGGAAAGCATGTCTTCCTTTGGTAATTGTTTCAGTACCTGGAGGAGTGATATGTATACAGTAAGTAGGTGAAACAGCataataatgaaatatcatTGGCTGATATTACACGGGgaacaatgtttaaaaaataattaatatgaTACATTACCATATCTCAAGATATGTTGTTTGACATCATAATATTTCTCAACAGACGAGTAGTAACGATGGTCATATTGTCCGTATTGTTCATGCCAGCTAACCTTTGCCTTTCCTTTTCCAAAGAAAGTTAGCGATTGGATTGTAGTTTCTTTGGAGACCTCCACAATAATTCTTCCGTTCATGGTATCTCCATTTGTAAAGATGTTTTGTCTATTGATGGAATCGTATTCAATTGAGAAATCTGTGATGGTCATTTTCCCAAAGGAAATAGTGATTACAAAAGCCTTCGGTAAATCCAAGTGGAGAAGTACTGTCTGCTTGAGCTCGCAGAGATACTATGAACAGGTGGTTTGGAGCATGCAGATTTTCTAAAACCTGTTTTTCTTGTCTGTCACATGGCTGTTCATGGCAAAAATGTCAAGCTTTCGCGTAATTAACATatgtgcatcatgtcaagcgACACCtgtgttatgatggcagacagAAGCACAGTGtagtgtccccacacagtcacacagagtctgacgatcttttataactttattctgacttgaacacatcaacagcagtgcaattccaacaccatatacctgtacagtggtgtgaaatgtttgcatttcactcacatttttcagatcatcaaacaaatttaaatattagtcaatgacaacacagtggCAACACAATACTCCCGTAAATGAACTTCATCAAAACACACATCAAGTAGAgtattacaaatatgcttttgaATAAGGCCACGAGATCAAGCAGATATGCACACGCAAAGTTCTGGCATTTTATATGCAGATTATCTAGTTATTTTTGTTGCTCTGTGGAAATGAGGATTGTGTTAGTAACAGACAATGGCAGTACATTGCTGCCCTTACAGCTTCATATTTAGTTCAATTTAGGTTTGAGCTTCAATTTGCCACACAAGTCTGGCTACGACACAAAAGACTACAATCCTGTGCAGTTTTCATTAAGGCTGTCAAAATTAACGCGTAAATGCGGAGTaatccatcatcatcattaatcTGATTTTGACACAATTAACCCATCTGCATCTCAGAATCACTCAAAATCCCTGAAACGTCGCGTTTGGGGCAGTTTGTCCAAGTCGTGTTAAGTCGTGTACATGCGCAAATGGGCAGTTGGGGTGGTGGTCAACTCATTCAGCTTTGCAAATATCTCGCCACAACCACTGTTCCGTGTGACAAACTGTTCTCAGTTGCAGGCAACATGGCAAATAAGAAGCAGTCAGCTTTCTTCTCGGATAATGTTGTCTTAGTAGCTCGCTGAAAAAGGAGTAACAGGTCCATGGAAATGTGGATAAATGGACATTTGTTAACATGAACATGATGTTGAAGGTGTTCAATGAAGACCTTTTGTGCATATACATATTCCCTTCTTTCCTGAGTCTTTTTGCTCATGCAAATGAAGACTGAATGACAAATGATGACTatagattaaaaaataattacatttaatcgTAGAAATGAATTCACAGCAACACTGTGAATTAATCTGAAAGTGAATTAATCTGAAAATTTTAATCGCTTAAAGGCACTAGTTTTTATCTGTTGTAGAATAACAAAAACTTATCTCAccggtgttttcttttttaatttcaaaCATTTGGGAACTATTGTTTTAGTTTCTTTGTGGCCATCATTCCAAGTACATTGTGTTTAGTTGATATAAAAACACACTGGAATTAGATTTATAATAAACTTCTTGCTTTGTCAGAATGACTCGAGGGGGGATATGCTGCGTGTGCTGCATatggtggaggggggtccaGTGGTTGGGGTGCTGCTTTATGCTGGGGTGCTTGGCTCCATGTTGGTTGGTTTGAGTTCGCAAATGTCTCAAATCCAAAGGCAGCAGGACCTGGTGGTTGTTTTATGTCAGGAACCTCAAAGGCAGGTAGGACAATGATTGGAAGCTTGATCTTTGGGTCCACTGCGTATTTGATATCCAGAAAGATCTGTTAAAACAGTACTGTGTTATAACATAACAATAACAGGTATTTTCAGGctttattgtttctttttggTTCTGTTTTAGAATCCGTAAGCACCCTTCACCCCTCTAAAAGTGGATCCCAGTAGCGTCTCAGGTTTACCTTCAGCCTATATTCCAGCTTGATGATGGAGCAATTCAGAATGGAGGATGGAAGCACTCTGGGGATGGTGATCATCTTCTTCACAGTCTCTTTGCTATGCGCATCAATGGCCTCTACTTTCTCCTTAAGGATCTCCTTTGTGTAAAGTCTCCTGTGGCCCTGGGCAAAGAAACTCTGCTTTTCGTACAGTATGAATTTGGGCTTAACAGCACGAGATGACTGGTTGTGAATTTCCACTTTGAGTTGGAGGGCGTCACCTGCACAGGGAAAGTACTGTTGGtttctgaacacaaaatgctatgCACCAGTTGGTGAGCCATGATCAACGTGACTAGTCACATGACCATACAACAGCAAAAAGATGACGTTTTGCTTTATTGGTCCTTTGCACTGCTCTGGTAAAGTGGAATGGGGAATATGTCTCTGACATAGTCGGTTGGTTAAGGACATTAACAGTCAGTTAGTGACAGTGTCCCTAGCCTTTCATGTATCAGACATAATCTATTCATCATATCTTTCATGAGGAATCTAGTCCAGTTAAATTCCTCTAGTGCTAACTAGTTATCAGGCTACCGGTACTGCTGTActtgatgtacagtataagctTCAATCATCACAACACTAACTCTAACTCTACAAAACCAAACTCTGGCAGTTCAAATATATCATTACCTTGCTGGTATCCCATTCTGCTTGTGTGAACATCCATTGAAACGGTTCCAGAGCCAAAGACACTGAGACTTTTATCAGTGCAATCGTGCTGTGGTTCCTGAAAAAAAGAATGTCAATCTCTAATAAGGACTACAGTCATTACTAAACTTCCATCTGTTGTATCTGTCCTGGATTTCTCACCATAAGTCCAGGTATCTCCATGTCTGCTCTGGAGACAAATGTGAAGTGGGCTTTAGCTGTTTTTGTTAACTTCATTGATTGTTTGAGCTCTGCATTAACCTTATGAACAATTCTGCCGGTCCCTGAACTGAACGATGATGGCATTTTTCTGTCATGTACAAAAACAGGTTAATGACCTGAAAGCAACATTTAGGATAATGTGAACAACCGTAATAACTGTTCACCTGTCAGGTATCATGAAGGTAAAAGGGAACACATGTCTTCCTTTGGTGATTATTTTATTACCTGGAAGAGTGAAAAGTATTTAGTACGTCatcataaatgtaaaataaaataaaatcccaTTATCAATAATTGTGCTGGGCACAAtgtctaaaaataataaatatatgataaaatGATACATTACCATCTTTCAAGATATATTGCTTGACATCGTAATATTTTTCATCAGACCAGTAGTAACGATGGTCATGTTGTCCGTGTTGTTCATGCCAGCGAACCTTTGCCTTTCCTTTTCCAATAAAAGTTAGTGACTGGATTTCAGTTTCTTTGGAGACCTCCACAATAATTCTTCCGTTCATGGTGTCTCCATTTGTGAAGATGTTTTGGCTATTGATGGAATCATATTCAATCGAGAAATCTTTAATGGTCATTTCCCCCTCTCAAAAAAGCTGATTATAAAAGCATGCAGTAAATCCAAGAAGGAAAGCTTGAGCTCGCAGAGACACTATGAACAGGCGAAGTGGAGCACGTAGACTTTGTAAAACTTGTTTTTCTTGTCTGTTCACATCACATGCTGAGctaaaaaatattctattctGAATGTTAGGTGCAAATGAATTACTGGTCTTCTAAACAAACTGGAAACAAGGGAATGAAAAATAATGGTTTGGAAAGCACcacattatatttgtattgcagAAAAGACATTTCCAATAAATCAACAATCATGTGTCTTTTAACAAGAGACATTGTTAAATATAACCTTTGAGATGACCTGTGAAGGTTTGTGTTTCCATAATACGGATGCTTTCATACTGCGTTGCcatcataatgttaaaaaagaatGTGAATGTAAACGAGCGATTACTGTATCCCAGTTGTTTGTACTTCTGTTTTGGCTCACTCTGTGCATTTACACATAAAATGCAAACATCTATCTGAGAAGAAAGATATTACAGCAGTCGGAAGGTTTGCGACCTTGATAGTTGGCTAGTGCCATGACAAACAGGGTATGGGGGCtcttaaaatgaaatatattacaGTCTTGTTGTGTGCTATGAGCACCCGATCATTGTCctatttctttttgtttattaaccCAAATTATGGCAGCAGTATAGCACAGTAAAATCAAACATACAACAAATTAAGCATAtcataaatgctctaattaatGCCTCTATTCAATTCACCATCAAGCCTCCTAAAGTCACTAGgtgtgtgtggtctacaaaagcaaataccaGCTGgggtttctttgtttttggctGCTGTAGCTGTCGGCAACCTTGTGATGCAGTTTTgatgaactccacaagatgtCAGTAGCTTCATgaaagtatcatgagtggtcagcatccagtaATGAACGAGCTTTTCGTCAAAGAGCTACCTTTTCCTTTCCAaatttctcatgcactccaaatgattTATTAAAGTTGTTTAACTAAGTTGTTTAACTTTTCAAATTTCAGACGtgacagcctctctccaattgtTGCCTGCTTCCAATCAATGCTTTGTTCTCTTTGCAGTTTAGGttaaatactgtagatgccCCAGCTATCATTTTTATAAGTAGTTATGGTAAACACACGTGGAAATACACCAAGAACTATGATTCAAAGGTACAATGAACAAGACAAAGCATGATAGGGAAACATAGTCAaaggtttttattgtttttttttcccctttacaGTCCACTTACATTGCAGAACCATTATTTGGATGGGTACAAAGCTTCATAGGATGGTGGGGGCTCCAAAGATTGAGGTGTACTGCTCCGGGTTGGGCGGTAGGGGTTGCCTGATGCTTCGCCTTCACATGCTGCAGGAGTTGGTTGTTCTTGAATGCCAGGTAGGACAACTATTGGAATTATGACCCCCTGGTctattttgtatttaatatcCAGATAGACCTGTTAAAATGAGCcagctattttcaaccagttgTCAGacacaaaatgttatttaatcattcagtttgttgttgattttatacatccatccatccatccatcaattttctatgccgcttatcctcattagcgttgtgggggtatgctggagcctatcccagctgctttgggcgagaggcagggtacaccctggactggttgccagccaatcgcagggcacataaagacaaacaaccattgattttatacattttagaGTTAATGTATGCATTAATAATGGCACTCAAGTCACATGTAATTGCTATTGTTCTCTGCTATTGAGGCCAAACGCCTATGTTAAACCCTTTAACCTTTAATTTGACAATGAACAGCATAGTGTGTGACTGGCAAAGACATATTTGAATTAGTTGAGTTACAGGGCTTTGAAAATCCTGTAATTGGAGCTGCAATAGGCCTATACTGTCCTTttcatatacataaatataactACATTTTTGATGATTCAGTTGTACATTTTTCTAACATTGGAATATATatcgtaaatttaaaaaagcatatcAGACATCgagaaaatattgtaatttccTGGTAACCCAAATAAACTTTGTAACAGAGCTGACAGCCTGTATTGCAGATCCGTTGGTAAGTGCACCATTGTTTCATATAAACAATGAAGAGCAGGCAAACGTGCAACTCAATAAATGCACATTATTAGCATCGTTCAGCAATGAAGCACACACGAAATGAAAGtcaattagagctgcaacaattaatccaaTTGATTGACAACTATGTGGgtgttcgattaatcgttttttgttttaaaaattttatttacCTCTCATATCAGCCTCTcatatgtaaatatttgtaatttcctgagtcatccatgaaagaagACCTActgtattatctttgtgttttaggcaaaacatgatattcacacacatcagccttGACTTTGacaaacagtgatcaacatttttgcctcttttctgatatattgTGGACCAAACcgctaactgtttgtgtttggttcctAATTATATGGAGCAAGGGTCGGCAACCAGTGGTTCCGGAACCGCATGCGGCGCTTCAGCccccttgttgcggctcccttcgccgagcgctatgatttttttttaacacctaaGTAgggaaaatgttcattttcaaaattaatAGTAAATTTCCGACTCGCCGCAGGTCTgcgaatgcatctagactgcattctgactgctgattggatgagcaagggagggggAGGTAGGTTAGTGTACGCAGtgagtcgccaagttggcaacactgggttgggaagccattcacagatggagaatacatgaaagaatcgttcataaaaaataCCAGAGCATCCATTCTCCAAATTACAAATGAAACAGGAAATGatttagaaaatgaaagaatgtctctctttgcaaagacagccaaggacaggaccaatagaatagttattgatgacaattcagcaCAGGAATAAACGGTATTGATCAAACaacactgatatgcagatatgtgaactctgatggacttaaaaaaaatcttaaagttggctacattttgttttaattggagacaaatatgggaaccactcagtAAGATTTACAGAGTTAAGTGttcaaattatttcaaagtatgTGTATAGGcacacttctgtttgttgaattttgtggttgtaacaggtaacatttgaaaaagattacaatttttacaagtttataagcaGTGTAATATTTTCCGGCTCCCGACAAATTTTACTGGAAgatgaggcaaaatggctcttttgatggtaaaggttgccgacccctggtttagagcgattaatcaaaacaacaagcttcagaatAATCGACTttacaaaataattgttagttgcagcctaGTCTAATTTACCTTGAGCTTGTACTCCAACGTGAACATGCAGCAGTTCAGCACGGACGGTGGTAGTCTTCTGGGGATAGGGATCCTCTTGATGACGGTCTCTGTCCTACCAGAGGCCACAGGCTGGGCCTCCATTTGAAGGAGCTTTTTTTCAGCTATACTTTGGTAACCATTTCCAAAGGACGTCTCCTTCCGAAAGAACATCACTGTTGGTGTCACTAAACGAGTTGACTGATTGAGAATTTCAATTCGGATATGGAGAGCCTCTCCTATAAGAAGAGGCATGATTTAGTTTATGAACAGATGGGCACATGTACCGTTCTGCTTTAATGGATATCAAGTCATGTGAACAAATCAGGATACCCCATGGTGCTTGAAACAGTTGTGGCGACCCGTTCGATTGtgctgaaaatgctttggaagacaggCTATCGTACATGTAATACAAATATCCTGGCATTTATAAACAGACAAATGGTCAATTACACAAAATCAAGCAGTTAGTTGCTAACTCCCGTtagtgttttgcttgatggcggccttgatttttcaaccaattttgcTGAAATTTGACAAGACTTGTCAGtcccttaaagggatagtttggattttttgacatgacgttGTATGACATGTATTTCAACCGTGTCTTAACCGCCCATTCGGTCCTGCGAGTCCAGTTCAGATCGGATTTCaatgacgaggaacgtagttctgctcaGATTCTGGGTCATGGACTCACGGGACCgaatgggggggtaagtcactgttgatatagttcactgttgatggggacgtaatacaacttcatgtaaaaaaatccaaactatccctttaaaggtgTGTATTAAATTATGATATTATGATTCTTAGGTAGTGTTgctatttcaagtcaatccgacttatgAGGTTAAACTTTGGGTTTTAGTgacgccaccatgtggtgtatttgaaaaaaaacaaaaaaaaaacaggacagtaGGGGTGCAGGTTTGCAGAATTGTTACAAAAGTTACAAAACAGAGTGTATGACCTCTCCCTATGGCTGGATTTACATAGCATGGTTGAAGTGAGACAATTATATGCACAAACATTAATGTACTGAAGTAAACCAAAACTACATGGAACTTTAAAATGGTTTAAATAAGGTAcgtttaaattaaaaaaggctTTTGGCTTAATGCATTTAAATCTATGTGAGGGAAGAGTCTGTCCAAGCAGACTGAAGGGTATGTTATGTttaatgtatgtattatttaatgtattttattggtTTTGCAAAACATGATGTGGATGTCCctataaatttaaaaagaaaaaatactgtattttttacaaCATCTAATTGAGAGCCCTATTGACCAAATACCACTGAGCCACTTTATTACGGTACGTAAAACAGCTcctgcatgtgttaaaatgtcatagGTTATGTTGCATAGTTGTTGCATAACTGTTGCGATGCGACTACATAATCTAATAGATGTGAATCCTAATTTTGGTTTATCCAAAGCAAATGTATCATATAGCAAGATGCATACATGATTACCTTGCTTGTATCCCATTTTGTCAGTGTGGACGTCCATGGAAACTGTTCCTGAGCCAAGGTTGATACTAGTCTGCTTGCAACCATGTTGAGGTGTCTGAAAGAACAGCTTCCTTTTAAAATTCATGTTGTCTGCTTTTAgtattgttttgtaaaaaataactTCCATTTTTGTCAATTTAGCGGTTTAATTTCAAACATCGAACACTTCCCACCATAAGGCCGGGTATGGCCACAGCTGGTTTGGAGAcaaatgtgaagtatgtgtcAGCTTTTTTCGGCAACTTCATTGATTGCTTAAGCTCTGCCTTCAGCTTATGAACAATTCTACATAAACTGGATTTGATCGATGACGGCATATCTCTGtggagaaaaatgaaaagaacatATAAATGAGCTGAGCAACAGTCATGTCTAGGCAAGTCAAAACAGGAATAACCAAATACCTGTCGGGAATCTTGAAGGAAAACGGAAATACGTTTCTTCCTTGAGCAATTGATCCCACTCTGGCTTCATGGAAGCCTGCTTTcatttaattacattacattgtagTAATCACACTAAGAAAGTGCCTCGAAGaacaataaaactgaaaaaaagataCATTACCATCTTGTCTTGCTTCTCCCAAGATCTCCTGTCTAATGGTGTAATATTTCTCATTAACACTGAAGGTGCTGTCTTCATCAGAAGAATGGGCCTCTCCTTTTCCTTTTGCAATCAAAGTCAGTGTTTGGATTTTAGTTTCCTTTGACGCCACCACAATGATTCTTCCTTTGATGGTATCTCCATTTGTGAAGGTGTTCTGATGATTGATGGCATCGTATTCAATTGAAAAGTGACTGATGGTCATGTTCCACAAAGAAATACAGAATTTTAAGCTAACATTTAGAAAGAAACTGTGGGCTGTACGAGCTATATATGGGCTTATTTTTTTAGTCACATGATCAGATACCTGTGACACACTGCAGGTTAGTCaggttttgtcacattttaaattaaatgtttttccaCAAACTAAAATGCTGGTGCCGCTCCCATTTTCTAATACCGTGTTGTTGACAGTCACTCTCTTGTTTACTGTGGGCAAGGGATGGGTAAAGCAAAATGAAGAAACACTAAGAAACACACTGCAATGAAACATTATAATATATAGTTACTCTTTATTTATGAAGCGGGGCAGTGAAATGTAACGTAGCACAAGGACACATCAGAGTATTGATTCCGTAATCAGTGATCATTGATCAGAAA
Encoded proteins:
- the LOC129179883 gene encoding arrestin domain-containing protein 3-like isoform X1 is translated as MTISHFSIEYDAINHQNTFTNGDTIKGRIIVVASKETKIQTLTLIAKGKGEAHSSDEDSTFSVNEKYYTIRQEILGEARQDAGFHEARVGSIAQGRNVFPFSFKIPDRDMPSSIKSSLCRIVHKLKAELKQSMKLPKKADTYFTFVSKPAVAIPGLMTPQHGCKQTSINLGSGTVSMDVHTDKMGYKQGEALHIRIEILNQSTRLVTPTVMFFRKETSFGNGYQSIAEKKLLQMEAQPVASGRTETVIKRIPIPRRLPPSVLNCCMFTLEYKLKVYLDIKYKIDQGVIIPIVVLPGIQEQPTPAACEGEASGNPYRPTRSSTPQSLEPPPSYEALYPSK
- the LOC129179950 gene encoding arrestin domain-containing protein 3-like, giving the protein MTIKDFSIEYDSINSQNIFTNGDTMNGRIIVEVSKETEIQSLTFIGKGKAKVRWHEQHGQHDHRYYWSDEKYYDVKQYILKDGNKIITKGRHVFPFTFMIPDRKMPSSFSSGTGRIVHKVNAELKQSMKLTKTAKAHFTFVSRADMEIPGLMEPQHDCTDKSLSVFGSGTVSMDVHTSRMGYQQGDALQLKVEIHNQSSRAVKPKFILYEKQSFFAQGHRRLYTKEILKEKVEAIDAHSKETVKKMITIPRVLPSSILNCSIIKLEYRLKIFLDIKYAVDPKIKLPIIVLPAFEVPDIKQPPGPAAFGFETFANSNQPTWSQAPQHKAAPQPLDPPPPYAAHAAYPPSSHSDKARSLL
- the LOC129179883 gene encoding arrestin domain-containing protein 3-like isoform X2, yielding MTISHFSIEYDAINHQNTFTNGDTIKGRIIVVASKETKIQTLTLIAKGKGEAHSSDEDSTFSVNEKYYTIRQEILGEARQDGFHEARVGSIAQGRNVFPFSFKIPDRDMPSSIKSSLCRIVHKLKAELKQSMKLPKKADTYFTFVSKPAVAIPGLMTPQHGCKQTSINLGSGTVSMDVHTDKMGYKQGEALHIRIEILNQSTRLVTPTVMFFRKETSFGNGYQSIAEKKLLQMEAQPVASGRTETVIKRIPIPRRLPPSVLNCCMFTLEYKLKVYLDIKYKIDQGVIIPIVVLPGIQEQPTPAACEGEASGNPYRPTRSSTPQSLEPPPSYEALYPSK
- the LOC129179969 gene encoding arrestin domain-containing protein 3-like, which encodes MTITDFSIEYDSINRQNIFTNGDTMNGRIIVEVSKETTIQSLTFFGKGKAKVSWHEQYGQYDHRYYSSVEKYYDVKQHILRYGTETITKGRHAFPFAFKIPDRKMPSSFKSGTGRIVHKVTAELRQTMKLTKTAKAHFTFVSKADRNIPGLMEDQHDFTDKRLSIFGSGTVAMDVHMSRMGYQQGEDLQVNVIIHNQSSRAVKPKFVLYKKQSFFAQGQSRGCTKEVVKEKVQPIDAYSNKTVTKVINIPRELPSSILNCGMVEYRLKITLNIKYAMDPKITLPIVVLPAFDVPAQTQPPGPATFGVGTFWNSNQPTRSQTTQHRAAPQPLDLPPPYEAHAMYPSSSNTDKYGRLR